The proteins below are encoded in one region of Kineococcus mangrovi:
- a CDS encoding class I SAM-dependent methyltransferase translates to MIDYYSPAAEFFDLVGPRHMSTSGPAVRAALAGLDTSRGPVLDVGAGTGLVTALMAGFLPDAEFVCAEPSPTMRAILTSRVATDPELRRRVTVVPESAQELAAGQALPTALSAAVVFGVAGHLTQDERRQLWKRLAEALPSGAPIVVELMGVDRPRSIPPVRMVRELVGAQTYEWWMSGEPSGPRTIHWSTRWKVFRDGDLVREVEDSYEWETFGVADLVAESGLQHRPLAVSGRGATPEIGVLLAP, encoded by the coding sequence GTGATCGACTACTACAGCCCCGCCGCCGAGTTCTTCGACCTCGTCGGGCCGAGGCACATGAGCACCAGCGGGCCGGCGGTGCGCGCAGCCCTCGCCGGGCTGGACACCTCCCGCGGTCCCGTCCTGGACGTCGGGGCCGGGACCGGCCTGGTCACCGCGCTGATGGCGGGGTTCCTGCCGGACGCCGAGTTCGTGTGCGCCGAACCCTCCCCGACGATGCGGGCCATCCTCACCAGCCGGGTCGCGACGGACCCGGAACTGCGCCGACGGGTCACGGTCGTCCCGGAGTCGGCCCAGGAGCTCGCGGCCGGGCAGGCGCTGCCCACCGCCCTGTCGGCCGCCGTCGTGTTCGGCGTGGCCGGGCACCTCACGCAGGACGAACGCCGGCAGTTGTGGAAGAGGCTCGCTGAGGCGCTGCCGTCGGGGGCCCCGATCGTCGTGGAACTCATGGGGGTGGACCGGCCGCGGTCCATCCCACCGGTGCGGATGGTGCGCGAGCTCGTGGGCGCTCAGACCTACGAGTGGTGGATGAGCGGAGAACCCTCCGGCCCCCGGACGATCCACTGGTCCACGCGGTGGAAGGTCTTCCGTGACGGCGACCTCGTCCGCGAGGTCGAGGACTCCTACGAGTGGGAGACCTTCGGCGTGGCCGACCTCGTCGCCGAGTCCGGGCTGCAGCACCGGCCGCTGGCCGTCTCGGGACGCGGTGCGACCCCCGAGATCGGCGTCCTGCTCGCCCCCTGA
- a CDS encoding cytochrome P450: MSTTETPAHPLEASGAFPAARRCPFAPPPEYARWRAEPRLPQVVLPSGKRAWVITRYADARAVLADPRISSDARNPGFPGLGAGEQAVAAELRPFIRMDPPEHTDVRRMLLGEFTVRRSEAREPGIRAVVDEELRRFSTGPRPADLVDGFAAPVATRLILRLLGVPGDDTAFFRGVTAVSGGRNSSAEEVGAALREMFGLLDALVERRTADPGDDLISRLVTGPFARGEISRPSLLSQIGITLNAGHETTRNMIALSVLTLLEHPDQLALLRAEPERWPDAVEELLRHLSVADTVPLRVATADLEVGGRTVRAGDGVVVPLAAANHDPASFDRDDVTAGQFDLRRSPNRHLAFGFGPHQCLGQHLARVELRTALRRLVEELPDLRLARPAADLPLALNSSIFGVDELPVTW, translated from the coding sequence GTGTCCACCACCGAAACCCCCGCGCACCCCCTCGAGGCGTCCGGTGCGTTCCCCGCAGCCCGGCGTTGTCCGTTCGCCCCGCCGCCGGAGTACGCGCGGTGGCGCGCGGAACCCCGGCTGCCGCAGGTCGTGCTGCCCAGCGGGAAGCGGGCCTGGGTCATCACCCGGTACGCCGACGCCCGGGCCGTGCTGGCCGACCCGCGGATCTCCTCCGACGCGCGGAACCCCGGGTTCCCGGGGCTGGGCGCGGGGGAGCAGGCCGTCGCGGCCGAACTGCGGCCGTTCATCCGGATGGACCCCCCGGAGCACACCGACGTCCGGCGGATGCTGCTCGGCGAGTTCACCGTCCGGCGCAGCGAGGCCCGCGAACCCGGGATCCGTGCCGTCGTCGACGAGGAACTGCGCCGGTTCAGCACCGGACCGCGACCGGCCGACCTGGTGGACGGGTTCGCCGCGCCGGTCGCCACCCGGCTCATCCTGCGGTTGCTCGGCGTCCCCGGCGACGACACCGCGTTCTTCCGCGGGGTCACCGCGGTGTCCGGCGGCCGGAACTCCAGCGCCGAGGAGGTCGGTGCGGCGCTGCGGGAGATGTTCGGCCTGCTCGACGCCCTCGTGGAGCGCAGGACCGCCGACCCCGGTGACGACCTCATCAGTCGCCTGGTCACCGGGCCGTTCGCCCGCGGTGAGATCAGCCGGCCGTCGCTGCTCAGCCAGATCGGCATCACCCTCAACGCCGGTCACGAGACGACCCGCAACATGATCGCGCTGTCGGTCCTCACCCTGCTGGAGCACCCCGACCAGCTCGCCCTGCTGCGCGCCGAACCCGAGCGGTGGCCGGACGCCGTCGAGGAACTCCTGCGCCACCTGTCCGTGGCCGACACCGTCCCCCTGCGGGTCGCCACCGCCGACCTGGAGGTGGGTGGGCGGACCGTCCGCGCCGGTGACGGGGTCGTCGTCCCGCTGGCCGCGGCGAACCACGACCCGGCCTCCTTCGACCGCGACGACGTGACGGCCGGGCAGTTCGACCTGCGCCGCAGCCCGAACCGGCACCTCGCCTTCGGGTTCGGGCCGCACCAGTGCCTGGGGCAGCACCTGGCCCGGGTGGAACTGCGGACCGCGCTGCGCCGGCTCGTCGAGGAACTGCCGGACCTGCGGCTGGCGCGGCCCGCGGCGGACCTGCCGCTGGCGTTGAACTCCTCCATCTTCGGCGTCGACGAGCTCCCGGTGACCTGGTGA
- a CDS encoding ferredoxin, whose product MSAPLAADRSVCTGAGQCVRAAADVFDQGDDGLVVVRRQPAPAEHLDVLAAVDACPSRALSWSA is encoded by the coding sequence GTGAGCGCCCCCCTCGCCGCCGACCGCTCGGTGTGCACGGGTGCGGGGCAGTGCGTCCGTGCCGCCGCCGACGTCTTCGACCAGGGGGACGACGGGCTCGTCGTCGTCCGTCGCCAGCCCGCGCCGGCCGAGCACCTCGACGTCCTGGCGGCCGTCGACGCCTGCCCGTCCCGAGCCCTGAGCTGGTCGGCGTGA
- a CDS encoding SDR family oxidoreductase: protein MSGAGAGAGVVVVTGAAGGIGSAVVAEFTGTGSSVLAVDRDADGLARLPAEVTPLALDLTGAVAAQQVADVAGELGGVDALVHCAGVLRPAPVAEATDADWDATFAVNTTALFRLCRAIVPAMAARGHGSVVAVASDAARTARQGMAAYCASKAAVVALVRSLGLEVAASGVRCNTVSPGATDTAMQRSLPGGGDPAVLDRVVTGDPGRFRSGIPLGRRADPRDVAAVVAFLVSGRARHVTLQDVVVDGGAGLGA from the coding sequence GTGAGCGGCGCGGGGGCCGGTGCGGGAGTCGTGGTGGTGACGGGGGCCGCCGGGGGGATCGGTTCGGCCGTCGTGGCCGAGTTCACGGGGACCGGGTCCAGCGTCCTGGCCGTCGACCGGGACGCCGACGGCCTGGCGCGCCTGCCGGCGGAGGTGACGCCCCTGGCGCTCGACCTGACCGGAGCGGTTGCGGCGCAGCAGGTCGCGGACGTGGCGGGGGAACTGGGCGGGGTGGACGCCCTCGTCCACTGCGCCGGTGTCCTGCGCCCGGCGCCGGTGGCCGAGGCCACCGACGCCGACTGGGACGCCACGTTCGCCGTGAACACGACGGCGCTGTTCCGGTTGTGCCGGGCGATCGTCCCGGCGATGGCCGCCCGCGGCCACGGGTCGGTGGTGGCCGTGGCCTCCGACGCCGCCCGGACCGCCCGGCAGGGGATGGCCGCCTACTGCGCGTCGAAGGCCGCGGTCGTGGCCCTCGTGCGCAGCCTCGGCCTCGAGGTCGCCGCCTCGGGGGTCCGGTGCAACACCGTCAGCCCGGGCGCCACCGACACCGCGATGCAGCGCTCGCTGCCGGGCGGGGGTGACCCGGCCGTCCTGGACCGGGTGGTGACGGGTGACCCCGGGCGGTTCCGCTCGGGGATCCCGCTGGGCCGCCGGGCGGACCCGCGCGACGTCGCCGCCGTCGTCGCGTTCCTGGTCTCGGGCCGGGCGCGGCACGTCACGCTGCAGGACGTCGTCGTCGACGGAGGAGCTGGTCTCGGTGCGTGA
- a CDS encoding isochorismate synthase yields the protein MREPRTPPPRTVTFAGPRARWSVTATPVDPGAPARVQAGAARNALRDGDRTVLAGLLPFDVDVAGTFLTGHRERVPEPRADLPAGRLVEDPGARDRYTSAVADVLRRIDSGEVDKVVLSRSVRFETTTPVDPQALLDRLAAVNPAAQGFCADLPVGTLVGASPELLCRRSGREVLSHPLAGSVPRQADPVLDEEAGARLAVSAKDLREHAVVVADIVERLGPLAVVAPVGPPRLVRTPAMWHLGTEVRAHLRDEATDSLDLALALHPTPAVCGTPRRAAAEVIRRLEEGERGGYAGAVGFQDRAGDGAWWVAIRCALVDGRTVRAHAGGGIVAGSDPAAEHAETTAKLRTVLAALARERTTEVLA from the coding sequence GTGCGTGAACCCCGCACACCCCCGCCGCGGACGGTGACCTTCGCCGGTCCGCGGGCCCGGTGGTCGGTCACCGCGACCCCCGTCGACCCCGGCGCGCCTGCCCGCGTCCAGGCCGGTGCCGCGCGGAACGCGCTGCGGGACGGGGACCGGACGGTCCTGGCCGGGTTGTTGCCGTTCGACGTCGACGTGGCCGGGACGTTCCTCACCGGGCACCGCGAACGGGTTCCCGAACCCCGCGCCGACCTCCCCGCCGGCCGGCTCGTCGAGGACCCCGGCGCGCGGGATCGGTACACCTCCGCCGTCGCGGACGTCCTGCGCCGCATCGACTCCGGTGAGGTCGACAAGGTCGTGCTGAGCCGGTCGGTGCGGTTCGAGACCACGACCCCCGTCGATCCGCAGGCGTTGCTGGACCGCCTCGCCGCGGTGAACCCCGCGGCCCAGGGCTTCTGCGCCGACCTGCCCGTGGGGACCCTGGTGGGGGCCAGCCCGGAACTGCTGTGCCGTCGTTCGGGTCGGGAGGTGCTCTCGCACCCGCTCGCCGGGTCGGTCCCCCGGCAGGCCGACCCGGTGCTCGACGAGGAGGCCGGGGCCCGGCTGGCGGTCTCGGCCAAGGACCTGCGCGAGCACGCCGTCGTCGTGGCCGACATCGTCGAACGGCTCGGGCCGCTGGCCGTGGTCGCGCCCGTCGGACCGCCGCGGCTGGTGCGCACACCGGCGATGTGGCACCTGGGCACCGAGGTCCGCGCCCACCTGCGGGACGAGGCGACCGACAGCCTGGACCTCGCCCTCGCGCTGCACCCCACCCCGGCGGTGTGCGGGACCCCGCGTCGCGCCGCGGCGGAGGTCATCCGCCGGCTGGAGGAGGGTGAGCGCGGCGGGTACGCGGGCGCGGTGGGTTTCCAGGACCGCGCCGGCGACGGGGCCTGGTGGGTCGCCATCCGGTGCGCCCTGGTCGACGGGAGGACCGTCCGGGCCCACGCCGGTGGTGGGATCGTCGCCGGTTCCGATCCTGCGGCGGAGCACGCGGAGACCACGGCGAAGCTGCGGACCGTCCTGGCCGCCCTCGCGCGCGAACGGACCACGGAGGTGCTCGCGTGA
- a CDS encoding isochorismatase family protein, which translates to MSGLPRVAQYPLPTIEDLPAPRVPWRVDAERAVLLVHDLQEHFLRPFDRVGTPCAPMLRAVADLVAAARSREVPVVYSAQPAVQSATDRALLQDFWGPGLGAAPAAAARIVDEVAPAAGDVVLTKHRYSALVRTELLDLVRAAGRDQLVVTGVYTSIGCWATALHAFMEDVQPFVVADATADFDAADHVAALDHVARRCGRVVTAGDVLAAFAAGGRGRAARAGGEER; encoded by the coding sequence GTGAGCGGACTGCCCCGGGTCGCGCAGTACCCGCTGCCCACGATCGAGGACCTCCCCGCCCCCCGGGTGCCGTGGCGGGTGGACGCCGAACGGGCCGTGCTGCTGGTCCACGACCTGCAGGAGCACTTCCTGCGTCCCTTCGACCGGGTCGGGACCCCCTGCGCGCCCATGCTGCGGGCCGTCGCGGACCTCGTGGCGGCGGCCCGCTCCCGGGAGGTCCCCGTCGTCTACTCCGCGCAGCCGGCCGTGCAGAGCGCCACCGACCGCGCGCTGCTGCAGGACTTCTGGGGCCCCGGCCTCGGGGCGGCCCCGGCGGCCGCGGCCCGGATCGTGGACGAGGTGGCCCCCGCCGCGGGTGACGTCGTCCTCACCAAGCACCGGTACAGCGCCCTGGTCCGCACCGAGCTGCTGGACCTCGTGCGGGCCGCGGGACGGGACCAGCTCGTCGTCACCGGCGTCTACACCTCGATCGGCTGCTGGGCCACGGCGCTGCACGCGTTCATGGAGGACGTGCAGCCGTTCGTCGTCGCCGACGCCACGGCCGACTTCGACGCCGCCGACCACGTCGCCGCCCTCGACCACGTCGCCCGGCGCTGCGGCCGGGTGGTGACGGCGGGGGACGTGCTGGCGGCGTTCGCCGCGGGGGGCCGTGGCCGGGCCGCCCGGGCCGGCGGGGAGGAGCGGTGA
- a CDS encoding class I SAM-dependent methyltransferase: protein MTSTYGPATPFVHLFLRAAWQRTGPGLVQVLADSPPGRVLDLGSGTGAALPWIAAAAPGRDLLAVEPEEGLRAVLLALVAGDDGLRPRVTVLDGTFPRDPLPTDLAAVVVGNALGHFDPAQRDEFWRQCAQVLPAGGRVLVDVAAHEDPSPSPEAPGAVPVQVGRRRYEAWATCDVTGLQTVRWRMRYQVLEPTTGADGGDRVIEERVASYDWWVVGPRRVRTEAAAHGLVPAAPAAPEGCLLLEKGRRARR, encoded by the coding sequence GTGACCAGCACCTACGGTCCAGCGACCCCGTTCGTCCACCTCTTCCTGCGCGCGGCGTGGCAGCGCACCGGACCCGGGCTGGTGCAGGTGCTGGCGGACTCGCCCCCGGGACGCGTCCTGGACCTGGGCAGCGGGACGGGCGCCGCCCTGCCGTGGATCGCGGCCGCCGCTCCCGGCCGGGACCTTCTCGCGGTCGAACCGGAAGAGGGGCTACGGGCCGTGCTCCTGGCCCTCGTCGCCGGCGACGACGGGCTGCGGCCCCGGGTCACGGTCCTGGACGGGACCTTCCCGCGAGACCCGCTGCCGACCGACCTGGCCGCGGTCGTCGTCGGCAACGCCCTCGGGCACTTCGACCCCGCCCAGCGCGATGAGTTCTGGCGCCAGTGCGCGCAGGTGCTGCCCGCCGGTGGCCGAGTCCTGGTCGACGTCGCAGCCCACGAGGACCCGTCCCCCTCGCCCGAAGCGCCCGGTGCGGTGCCGGTGCAGGTCGGGCGACGGCGCTACGAGGCGTGGGCGACGTGCGACGTCACGGGCCTGCAGACGGTCCGCTGGCGGATGAGGTACCAGGTCCTGGAGCCGACCACCGGAGCCGACGGCGGGGACCGGGTGATCGAGGAGCGGGTCGCGTCCTACGACTGGTGGGTCGTCGGTCCCCGGCGGGTGCGGACGGAGGCCGCCGCGCACGGTCTCGTCCCGGCCGCGCCGGCGGCGCCGGAGGGCTGCCTGCTGCTGGAGAAGGGCCGGCGGGCCCGGCGGTGA
- a CDS encoding FAD-dependent oxidoreductase, whose amino-acid sequence MTSNDPAERGTTTPPAFTRACDVAVIGGSAAGLAAALQLVRQRRSVLVVDDGTPRNAPATHVHGFLGHEGVPPGELLAKGREEVRSYGGEILTGRVLGVRAEADGRFHLDLTGGSGLRARRVLVATGIVDELPDIPGLAQRWGRQVVHCPFCHGYEVRDRRVVQVVTSPVGLHPTSLVRHLTDRLTVVLHDGAGLDRAAVGAVAASGVPVLESAVTRVGDGPDGALVVELAVGTSLPADAVLVGTRFSPRTAVLDGLGVDTAPHPSGLGDVLVADPTGRTGVAGVFAAGNVTDPGLQVLPAAANGSWVGAQIAFDLAGEDVAAGVRPSAAQVEWDERYGDADRVWSANPNGTLVAEVTGTAPGRALDVGAGEGADALWLSENGWEVTASDVSDRALARLRDEAARRGTRVETLHRDADDAAGYDGRTYDLVSLQYGSFLRTPEQRALRNLLDAVAVGGTLLVVGHAPHRAGEPVDPAERTVLWDAQAYVGIDEIAAAAAASGRWRVEVHETRPRPAGAVSSHHVEDVVFRAVRTA is encoded by the coding sequence ATGACCTCGAACGACCCCGCAGAACGCGGGACCACCACGCCCCCGGCCTTCACCCGCGCGTGCGACGTCGCCGTCATCGGCGGTTCGGCCGCGGGCCTGGCCGCTGCGCTGCAACTGGTCCGCCAGCGCCGATCGGTCCTCGTCGTGGACGACGGCACCCCCCGGAACGCCCCGGCCACGCACGTGCACGGTTTCCTCGGCCACGAGGGCGTGCCGCCGGGAGAACTGCTGGCGAAGGGCCGGGAGGAGGTGCGCAGCTACGGCGGGGAGATCCTCACCGGGCGCGTGCTGGGGGTCCGCGCGGAGGCCGACGGCAGGTTCCACCTGGACCTGACGGGCGGGAGCGGGCTGCGCGCCCGCCGGGTCCTGGTCGCCACCGGCATCGTCGACGAACTGCCCGACATCCCCGGCCTGGCGCAGCGCTGGGGCCGGCAGGTCGTCCACTGCCCCTTCTGCCACGGCTACGAGGTCCGGGACCGACGCGTCGTCCAGGTCGTCACCTCACCGGTGGGGTTGCACCCCACGTCCCTGGTGCGGCACCTGACCGACCGCCTCACCGTCGTCCTGCACGACGGTGCGGGTCTGGACCGCGCCGCGGTCGGTGCGGTGGCCGCCTCGGGGGTCCCGGTGCTCGAGTCCGCCGTGACCCGTGTCGGCGACGGCCCGGACGGCGCCCTCGTCGTGGAGCTGGCCGTCGGGACGTCGTTGCCGGCCGACGCCGTGCTGGTCGGGACCCGCTTCTCCCCCCGCACGGCGGTGCTCGACGGTCTCGGGGTGGACACCGCCCCGCACCCCAGCGGTCTGGGCGACGTGCTCGTCGCCGACCCGACGGGCCGCACCGGCGTGGCCGGCGTCTTCGCCGCCGGCAACGTCACCGACCCCGGCCTGCAGGTCCTGCCGGCGGCGGCGAACGGGAGCTGGGTGGGCGCGCAGATCGCGTTCGACCTGGCGGGCGAGGACGTCGCCGCCGGCGTCCGCCCCTCGGCCGCGCAGGTCGAGTGGGACGAGCGGTACGGCGACGCCGACCGCGTCTGGAGCGCCAACCCCAACGGCACGCTGGTCGCCGAGGTCACCGGGACGGCCCCCGGCCGGGCGCTGGACGTCGGCGCCGGCGAGGGCGCGGACGCGTTGTGGCTCAGCGAGAACGGCTGGGAGGTCACCGCCTCCGACGTCTCCGACCGGGCCCTGGCCCGCCTCCGGGACGAGGCCGCCCGCCGCGGGACCCGCGTGGAGACGCTGCACCGCGACGCCGACGACGCGGCCGGCTACGACGGTCGGACGTACGACCTGGTGAGCCTGCAGTACGGCTCGTTCCTCCGGACGCCGGAGCAGCGTGCACTGCGGAACCTGCTCGACGCGGTCGCCGTCGGGGGGACCCTGCTCGTCGTCGGGCACGCACCGCACCGGGCCGGCGAACCGGTCGACCCCGCCGAGCGGACGGTCCTGTGGGACGCGCAGGCGTACGTGGGGATCGACGAGATCGCCGCGGCCGCGGCGGCGTCCGGGCGGTGGCGCGTGGAGGTGCACGAGACCCGCCCGCGACCTGCCGGAGCGGTCAGCTCCCACCACGTCGAGGACGTGGTGTTCCGCGCCGTCCGGACCGCCTGA
- a CDS encoding Fur family transcriptional regulator, with protein MLSAPADGSPQRTEVLELLRGSTTFLSARAVHRRLRAQGSGIGQSTVYRVVQALARDGLLDVVRAPGREAVYLPCSSSRHHHVRCDACGRAVEVAAPEVQRWAHDVAAEHGFAVSQVVVSLTGRCDRCPLGETPAARPDHRSGVAGPATPDPSCAEPA; from the coding sequence GTGCTGAGCGCTCCCGCGGACGGGTCCCCGCAGCGGACCGAGGTGCTCGAGCTGCTGCGGGGGTCGACCACGTTCCTGTCCGCGCGCGCGGTGCACCGCAGGTTGCGGGCGCAGGGGTCGGGCATCGGGCAGTCGACGGTGTACCGGGTCGTCCAGGCCCTGGCCCGGGACGGGCTGCTGGACGTCGTCCGCGCCCCTGGGCGCGAGGCGGTCTACCTGCCCTGCAGCAGTTCCCGGCACCACCACGTCCGGTGCGATGCGTGCGGGCGGGCCGTGGAGGTGGCTGCGCCGGAGGTCCAGCGGTGGGCGCACGACGTGGCGGCCGAGCACGGGTTCGCGGTGTCGCAGGTGGTGGTGTCGCTGACCGGGCGGTGCGACCGGTGCCCGCTCGGGGAAACGCCGGCGGCACGGCCCGACCACCGGTCCGGCGTTGCCGGACCGGCAACGCCGGACCCGTCGTGCGCAGAACCCGCCTAG
- a CDS encoding ABC transporter ATP-binding protein, with translation MSDHVVQVRSLSIRSAAGAHLLDAVDLAVAPGEVVGLAGTSGSGKTTLARALLGDVRPGLERTGGSVVVAGHDPFRPRGRDALRGRRVTYLGQDPAAGLNPARRVGDLVGELVRLRTGAARGEVHTRVHALFDLVGLPTDRGFLRRRPHEVSGGQAQRVALASALAGDPDLLVLDEPTSGLDPVLVDRVGRLVAGRVRGGDGRAALVVSHDARFLASTADRVVHLERGRVVPAPAVPRPVAAERVSASSEQVLRVVVTAGHGRGPVLDGAELSVAAGECVAVTGPSGSGKSTFLRALAGLHPDARGTLHLAGRPLPWPAGRRGPDRRAVALVAQDSASALNPRESVRTSLSRPLRGLDPRAVEQEVARLLERVRLSPDVLDRRSPQLSGGQRQRVNLARALAAGPRVLLCDEVTSALDERTASAVLDLLAGLRADLGLAVVLVTHDLEVARRSADRVLRVHEGRFAPC, from the coding sequence GTGAGCGACCACGTGGTCCAGGTGCGCTCCCTGTCGATCCGTTCCGCGGCGGGCGCCCACCTCCTGGACGCGGTCGACCTCGCGGTGGCGCCCGGGGAGGTCGTGGGGTTGGCGGGGACGTCCGGTTCCGGCAAGACGACGCTGGCCAGGGCCCTGCTGGGCGATGTGCGCCCGGGGCTGGAGCGCACCGGGGGGTCGGTGGTGGTCGCCGGGCACGACCCGTTCCGTCCCCGCGGACGGGACGCCCTGCGCGGACGGCGGGTGACGTACCTGGGGCAGGACCCCGCCGCCGGGCTCAACCCCGCGCGCCGGGTCGGTGACCTGGTGGGCGAACTCGTCCGCCTGCGCACCGGTGCGGCCCGCGGGGAGGTGCACACCCGGGTGCACGCCCTGTTCGACCTCGTGGGCCTGCCGACCGACCGGGGTTTCCTGCGCCGCCGGCCGCACGAGGTCTCCGGCGGGCAGGCCCAACGGGTGGCGCTGGCCTCGGCCCTCGCGGGGGACCCGGACCTGCTGGTGCTCGACGAACCCACGAGCGGGCTGGACCCCGTGCTGGTCGACCGGGTCGGGCGGCTCGTCGCCGGCCGGGTGCGCGGTGGCGACGGGCGCGCGGCGCTGGTCGTGAGCCACGACGCGCGGTTCCTGGCGAGCACCGCCGACCGGGTGGTGCACCTCGAGCGCGGCCGGGTCGTCCCCGCGCCGGCGGTTCCTCGACCCGTCGCTGCAGAACGGGTCTCGGCGTCGTCCGAACAGGTCCTGAGGGTGGTCGTGACGGCGGGGCACGGGCGTGGGCCGGTCCTGGACGGAGCGGAGCTGTCGGTGGCGGCCGGGGAGTGCGTGGCGGTCACCGGGCCCTCGGGGTCGGGCAAGAGCACCTTCCTGCGCGCCCTGGCCGGGCTGCACCCCGACGCGCGCGGCACCCTGCACCTCGCCGGCCGCCCCCTCCCCTGGCCGGCCGGCCGGCGGGGGCCGGACCGGCGGGCCGTCGCCCTCGTCGCCCAGGACTCCGCCTCGGCGCTGAACCCCCGCGAGAGCGTGCGCACCTCGCTGTCGCGGCCGCTGCGGGGCCTGGACCCGCGAGCCGTCGAGCAGGAGGTCGCCCGGCTGCTGGAGCGGGTGCGGTTGTCGCCGGACGTCCTGGACCGCCGGTCCCCGCAGTTGTCCGGTGGCCAGCGCCAGCGCGTGAACCTGGCCCGGGCCCTGGCCGCCGGCCCCCGGGTCCTGCTGTGCGACGAGGTGACGTCGGCGCTGGACGAGCGGACGGCGAGCGCCGTCCTGGACCTGCTGGCCGGTCTGCGCGCCGACCTCGGCCTGGCCGTCGTGCTCGTCACCCACGACCTCGAGGTCGCGAGGCGCAGCGCCGACCGGGTGCTGCGCGTGCACGAGGGACGGTTCGCACCGTGCTGA
- a CDS encoding ABC transporter permease gives MSRARRTATALLVVGTVVLVAGALTGPWWSPGSPTAPRGLPYLPPGDTSGEGLALGTDGIGRDVWARVLHGGRDVVLVALGATAVSGLLAPVLGTAAAMAGRRSGELLVRVLDVVTVVPALLVLLVLATGWPGSPWALVVGIAVVSVPYSTRIVRAAVTSVLRTGFVEVARARGDSARAVFRYDLLPSVARPLLTDTAIRFVAALHLSATAGFLGLGRGAPAPNWGRMVSDDLPGIELNPFAVLVPAALLVASSLLVGTLADTVADRVGRG, from the coding sequence GTGAGCCGGGCGAGGCGCACGGCGACGGCCCTGCTCGTCGTGGGCACCGTCGTCCTGGTCGCCGGGGCGCTGACCGGGCCGTGGTGGTCCCCGGGGTCGCCGACTGCGCCTCGGGGCCTGCCGTACCTGCCCCCCGGCGACACCTCCGGGGAGGGGTTGGCGCTGGGCACCGACGGCATCGGCCGCGACGTCTGGGCCCGGGTGCTGCACGGGGGGCGCGACGTCGTCCTGGTGGCCCTCGGGGCGACGGCGGTGTCGGGGCTGCTGGCCCCGGTGCTGGGGACCGCGGCGGCGATGGCGGGCCGACGGTCCGGCGAACTGCTCGTCCGGGTGCTGGACGTCGTGACGGTCGTCCCGGCGCTGCTGGTGCTGCTCGTCCTGGCCACGGGGTGGCCGGGCAGCCCGTGGGCCCTGGTGGTGGGGATCGCGGTAGTGAGCGTGCCCTACTCGACCCGCATCGTCCGGGCCGCCGTGACCTCGGTGCTGCGCACGGGGTTCGTCGAGGTGGCACGGGCCCGCGGCGACTCGGCCCGGGCGGTGTTCCGGTACGACCTCCTGCCGTCGGTGGCCCGTCCGCTGCTGACCGACACCGCGATCCGCTTCGTCGCCGCGCTGCACCTGAGCGCGACCGCGGGGTTCCTCGGGCTGGGGCGCGGGGCGCCGGCACCGAACTGGGGGCGGATGGTGTCCGACGACCTCCCGGGCATCGAGCTGAACCCGTTCGCGGTCCTGGTCCCCGCGGCGCTGCTCGTCGCGTCGTCGCTGCTGGTGGGGACCCTGGCCGACACCGTCGCGGACCGGGTGGGTCGGGGGTGA